From one Papio anubis isolate 15944 chromosome 12, Panubis1.0, whole genome shotgun sequence genomic stretch:
- the SPATA19 gene encoding spermatogenesis-associated protein 19, mitochondrial isoform X1, which yields MIITTWIVYILARKGAGLPFLPITSSDIDVVESEAVSVLQHWLKKTEEEASQGIKEKLSINYPSQGIREKMSTDSPPTHGQDVHVTRDVVKHHLSKSDMLANQSQEVLEERTRIQFIRWSHTRIFQVPSEMTEDIMRDRIEQHLPSCRCLSSGLQYETLLLRLLRATGGSPSGSSSNLYQKNILLCLT from the exons ATGATAATTACAACATGGATTGTGTATATTCTTGCTCGGAAAGGTGCAGGGCTTCCCTTCCTACCAATAACCAGTTCG GACATTGACGTTGTGGAAAGCGAGGCTGTGTCTGTACTACAGCATTGGTTGAAAAAA ACAGAAGAAGAGGCTTCTCAGGGCATAAAGGAAAAGCTGTCCATCAACTACCCTTCCCAGGGCATAAGGGAGAAGATGTCCACGGACTCCCCTCCCACCCATGGCCAGGACGTCCATGTGACCAGAGACGTG GTGAAGCACCACCTCTCTAAGTCTGATATGTTGGCAAACCAGAGCCAAGAGGTCCTAGAGGAGAGAACACGAATCCAGTTCATAAGATGGAG CCACACTCGTATCTTCCAAGTGCCAAGTGAGATGACAGAGGACATCATGCGAGATCGAATAGAGCAG CATCTCCCGTCTTGCAGATGTCTCAGCTCAGGACTTCAGTATGAGACCCTCCTACTCAGACTGCTAAGAGCAACAG GTGGAAGTCCTTCAGGGTCCAGCAGCAACCTGTATCAGAAGAACATCCTTCTCTGCTTGACCTGA
- the SPATA19 gene encoding spermatogenesis-associated protein 19, mitochondrial isoform X2 translates to MIITTWIVYILARKGAGLPFLPITSSDIDVVESEAVSVLQHWLKKTEEEASQGIKEKLSINYPSQGIREKMSTDSPPTHGQDVHVTRDVVKHHLSKSDMLANQSQEVLEERTRIQFIRWSHTRIFQVPSEMTEDIMRDRIEQVRRSISRLADVSAQDFSMRPSYSDC, encoded by the exons ATGATAATTACAACATGGATTGTGTATATTCTTGCTCGGAAAGGTGCAGGGCTTCCCTTCCTACCAATAACCAGTTCG GACATTGACGTTGTGGAAAGCGAGGCTGTGTCTGTACTACAGCATTGGTTGAAAAAA ACAGAAGAAGAGGCTTCTCAGGGCATAAAGGAAAAGCTGTCCATCAACTACCCTTCCCAGGGCATAAGGGAGAAGATGTCCACGGACTCCCCTCCCACCCATGGCCAGGACGTCCATGTGACCAGAGACGTG GTGAAGCACCACCTCTCTAAGTCTGATATGTTGGCAAACCAGAGCCAAGAGGTCCTAGAGGAGAGAACACGAATCCAGTTCATAAGATGGAG CCACACTCGTATCTTCCAAGTGCCAAGTGAGATGACAGAGGACATCATGCGAGATCGAATAGAGCAGGTGAGACGAAG CATCTCCCGTCTTGCAGATGTCTCAGCTCAGGACTTCAGTATGAGACCCTCCTACTCAGACTGCTAA